The Theobroma cacao cultivar B97-61/B2 chromosome 2, Criollo_cocoa_genome_V2, whole genome shotgun sequence genome includes the window aagataaaggaggagaattttaaaaaattacctcaattaaagaaaagatgagaagaggaattgagttttttttttttttatgatttcaGCACTTATCTGGATTCTAGGTCTACCACGTGACTTTGTTGGCTAGTTAAGTCATAAACCATGTGGCTTAGAAAGAACATCCGGCATCAAATTTAGCAATGGTACATTTTtgttaagtaaaaaaatttatttaattcaaaataaaaatttaaaaactcatttgaatgtaataaaagataaagagCATAATTGATTAAACATGTATAGTACAAGAGCTTTTATAGGATTCATACTTTTTGAGTTTAGAATGTGAGTTGTTATCAACAAACAAATTAGtaataagtataaaaaaaaatcaaattcaaagtcattataaaaagaaaaacaaattaatagtAATAGTGCCATTGAATGCTATGTTAAACAATCTGAAGAGAAAGTAATGGGATTGATGCAAATTTTAGTattataaagttttttttttttttgcttgagATATGCTAGCAAATGTATATTTGAGCGCAATATCTTTTTTGTACTCTAATTTTGactaaaatactaaataaacTCGTGAATTTTCTcaacttttttaaataagtcatattattttttgtatctAGTTAAATTCCTATCTTATGATTTGTActtagataaatttttttattagttaaatAAGTCAATTTTGCCACTCAAAAAAGTCATATCATATATCATGAATTTATCGATCGTTAGAATCAAACGTATCATGTAACTTTTTTTCATTCATATAAGGGCCAATTTGGATAAAACCATATAATAGaatttatttggatataatgaaaagataataattgttttaaaaaattgaaataattcaTAGActtatttagtattttaacTTTGAATTTATAACACTAAATAATCATTTATATATTCATTTAGGTTAACAATAAGAAATTCTTACTTAATCTAGTTTGATTTTGCATTAAAGGGGTAAAATATGCAAATGGAAATAATCAATGTAGTAAATTTAGTTTCTCAAtacagaaattaaaattttactttaattagtaggttacataatatttattatttagaatGGACACATGACATAAAGATAGACTATCCACgtaatattatttatctttttactaaatattttttttcttttatatattcatGTTAGATTAACTTATGAGAATATTCTGCTATGTGTTGAATCTTTTAATCAACAAGTGAGAGACGCCAGATATGAAGCGCACTTTGTTCATGGTAGGAGAGAATAAAGGATTAAAGTGcataaatttcataaaatcacggAGTAAATAATGGAGTGgtatcatttatttttaagaagcttaaaattttcatatgcgGCTGACTTTGACAAATCCTGTTAACCCACGAGTATCAGGCCAGTTCATGGGTCAATTTTCCCATTAAGAGGAAAATTCTTGCATAACTTCTACGGACATTGACTGATTGACTATTTTCCCCATTCCCTAGGCATGTCTTCAGCCAAATCTCTTTCTCCATCGTGATAGCCTCGTGACAACTATATTTTAGGTTTTGGATTGTTCCTTGCTTTCTTCGCATGCCGCTTTTGCTGTTCTTTGTTTTGTCAAGACGTGGAACAAATTAAatagaagggaagaagaaccGGATAGAACTGCCCCTATTATGCTAATTTTTGTTCATGAAGTTTGTCGAGTTCTTCCCAGGCCTTTAATCCTAGCCCAAAACTAAAAAGCCTAAATGGGAATAGTCAGCTACCATGTAAAGTTCACAATTGAGTTACAATCTATCTCAACGAATTTAAAGACGATCACTATCAGGCTATGGCATTAACTTCTGCATTTTATGTATTTCAGCTAGAGCTTTTCATCTACCTGTATTCTTACCAAACCGATGGGATGATGACATGAATGTTTTCCCTGGGTTTTTAAGTAAGAGGATGAACATATATAAATGTCTAATCCTCGAGTCTCCCTTTCCCGCAAATGAATGGATGTGACAAAAGTTGCAAAGCTGTCCATCTCTTGTTGGGTTCCTTGTGCAAGCAACAACTGATAAAGCCCCTCAACTCCTCTGATGCCTCCTTTGGCATGCTTGGGGCTTCTCCATAACGTGTTATCAACACTAGCTGCATCCAATTGGGCTTTTCTCCTGGTGGGAGAAATGGGAAATGACCCACATAAAGCTCCAATAAAGTCACACCCAGGCTCCAAATATCTGCTGCAGACACAAACCTGGGATCATACATATTCGAGTCCAATCTTTCCGGGCTCATATAAGCGTAGGTACCCACATAGATATCCCAATAGTCAGGTGGGTCACTCTCTGGCATTATCTTGCTGACACCAAAATCACCAATTTTCACATTCATGTTTTTATCAACCAACAGATTTGAAGGCTTAATATCCAGATGGAAAATATTGAACGCATGAAGGTAATTGAGGCCACTAAGAACTTGATAGCCAATGTGGGCAATCGAGGATTCGGAGAAAGGGCCATTAGCTTTAAGAAGCGTATCAAGCGTTCCTGCATCCATATACTCCATGACAATTGCCTTTTCCCCTGCCAGTGATTCATAGGCCCCAAGACATTTGATAATGTAAGGAGAGTCGGTAGAAATCAAGATTTTCATTTCATGGGACTGTTGATAAGGCTGCTGGCTAGCGTCAGGGTCGGCGCGGATGACTTTCAGAGCATAGATTGCTGAAGTCTGCCTATGGCGCACCTTGTAAACGGTGCCATAGTTACCATGGCCCAAAACGCAGAGCTTTTCTAAGTCAAGAAGCTTAGATACTTCTTGACTTGCGGTCGTTGTGGACTTGGGTAGATAAATGAAGGGAATGAAATTCGAAATCTTGACTTCTGGAACAGGAAGCTCGAGACTGAGTTGAAGTCTATGCTTAACTAGAGACATATATACGTGTCAATATCTGACCTTCAGATTGGAAGGAGAACTCATCAAACGAGTACTTGattttgtaaattaattagataaaaaaaagagaaattaaatcaattaaagtGCAAAAGTTTGGAAGGGTTAGGCAGACAAGGACTTTGGAACTTGTTGTCGTGAAGTTTTGTTCCTTCAATTTGGGTGAGGATTATATAGTGTTAGAGAGGAAAGAATGGAAAATACCACTAGTAGATGCTACGCGACTACAAAACTTGATCGCGTCGATGGCAGTTAACATTTTTCAGGTCAAAGCGATTATCCGAAGACAGGGCAACAGGGCATTTTTCCTGGGAAGAATCTCTTGATAAATGGCACTATGGCAGTTCCATTTTGAGggatatataattttttattcaaattttttaccaTATGGTCGGTTTTCGGAAGAACATGATTGCGATATTGAATTGGTGGAAGCATCTAATTATTTACTGCCTGGCAAACATTGATAAAACGCACCAGTTAATGGGTTACGAATTGACCCTCGGCTGTGTGTAATTCTTCTGTACATACATACGCGGCTCGTCACATTCATGATTACAAAGTGGCGGAGGAGGAGCACGTCTGGTGATGTTTAAAATGAGTGGTTTATTCACCGTGTTTAGTAGTGAATATTAGATAGCACTACTCTTAAATCATTCATCCAGAGTGATTATATCACTGTTCATGAAAtgatcaaaattcaaaagagatgatttttaaaatattttatagtaaaTTCACCTTATAATGGTACATATATATGGAAATGCGTTTCTCTTcaaggttttaatttttataggtaaatcttcattttttttaactcaattaCAAAGCAATATATGTGAATTTGGTTTTTATTAATCATGTCAATAACTTATAATTGAAGATTTTAGAAAACTATACCCATTAAAACTAGTTCGAGTCTAATAATTCTTTATAGAACaatagatttttatttaataaattattcatttagtaaaattgaaaatgttacttacttttaaaataatcttattattatttgagtaTATTTTGCATTTGACGATCTTTCTTTTCTATACCTTATcaaaaataatgatttttaaaatcacTAGTGATTTATAATTTACAGTAAACATGtaaaaactttattttgtCCGGACTAtctattaattattattcttaaccattatgtttttcaattttctctattgtttttttaatttaatgtttcatctattatttcatatttttataccattttattttgaattaacaaattgaatttaagTCCCACTGTCTAATTAGGTTTATGAGCTAAGTGAgacaattgaacctaaaatctaatttattaattgcGCATGGTACCCAAtgttttaactatttttggATCTTAATGGGCTAATTGGCCCTTAGGACTTAATAGCCCAAATTGGatttagaaaatataaaataaaaatagaaatacataaaaactaatagtaataaaaatataaaaatattctgaaaaaagagaaatttagACAACAACAAAAGCTCAATTGCCATGGCTCCACATGGCAGTCGACTTTCCCTATTTCGAATTCCTAAGCTCCCAAAGTGTCACTCCTATTTCCAACTCCAAATTTTTTTCCTCAACTTTTTACCCAGTTTACTTCCAATTacaaattcattaaaaaaaaactcaaaacctAAATTCTATTTAAATTAAGTAGTCCAATTTTCAAATCTGTTGTTCATAATGACGAAATTAGGATTTCGTGTTTGGTGGGTGTAGATaatcccccccccccctttttttttttggagacAACTAGAGAAAGTCATGCACCGTTTAGGATCCCACCCAATACACCATCATCTTGCTATCTAACCACACAATTACCCCACCCTGCCTTACCCTTACCCGACTGTCCATGCCCCCTTCCCCACATATCGAGGTCACTAATCCCTACAACTGCCACATTACAATCTAGTAAATCGCTCCCAAAATACCTAGCCCATCAAACCAATTACAACCCATAATTTACCCCAACATGATTGGAGTTCCACCATTCTCACCATCCACATTGATAATCTCAATTGAAGAGTCACCAAAACCACCCTTAAAGACTTTTTCCAACTATTATAGTTAGGTGAGAGATGTCTTCATCTCTTACCATTCTAAAAGGAAGCTCATCCACCACTTTTGCTTTCATCTGATATTGAGACCCATGGGAAATGGAGTTTACCATAAAGCATGCAAACAGGACCATCCTTGATGGCCACACCATCATTGTCAAAAAAGCCACCTATGGTTGAGACCATAGAAGACTAACCCCAGCCCCCAAGCAGCTTGAAGCTACTCATTCAAGACAGAATGGCAAATTGTGAAATAGGCTTCCCTTTAGCTCCCCTAGAGATAGAAAAACATACAAGGAGGTCTTCATAGTAAGCCAAATTCCCCCCATCCAACCCATGAAGTTCCCACACCACAACAACAACCCCTCTATGTTATTGAAGCTAGCACAAATGAGACAGGATGGCTTAAGAGCAGCGCTGTTAGCGTCATCATTCATTACGTGGACCACTGCATTCTCCAAAAAATCTTCACCCCAGAAGGTTTTCAATTTGTGGTGAGACAAATGGGAGGAATCATAGTTATCATTACTTTTTTCCATCTAGAAGACCTTGAATCATGCATGGGAAACTACAAATTGTGGTTTGACTTGTGATTTAAAAAAGTGGTCTTATGGGACAATTTCACATAAATGGAAGAAAGGTTTTCATGGTTCAAAGTTGAAGACTTGCCACTTAACCTAGGTTTCAATCAATCATGGGCTTTGTTATTGGTAATTCTCAGTTTGccttcataaaaaaaaaaagacaaattcTCTACTGCTCATCCATTGCCAGCAAACTTATTGACTTAAGCAAAAAAAGAAGGCAAAGTGGCATTCTTTTGATTGCATCAATTGGGATTACTTAATTTTTATCATGAAGCTCATGAGTTTGGCGAACAATGGTGCAAATGGATTCATCATTGTATTTCCACAACATCCATTTCAATCCTCATCAATAGTTCCACAACACCATAATTTCACATTCAAAAAAGCCTTAGGCAAGGTTGCTCCTTATTTCCCATGTTTTTCAATATCGTTATGAAATTGCTCTACATTATGTGTCACAAAGCAATCTCTTGAAATCTTTTTGAGAGACTCTTTATTCATAAAAGCTTTCCACCTATCATTCATCTCTAGTTTGCCAACGACACGTTTATTTTCtgtaaatcaaattttaattctttgaaAAATGTGAGCAAACTTTTTAAAGGATTCCAAGCTATCTTGAGCCTTAAAGTTAACTTCAACAAGAGCAGTCTCATTAACATCAATGCTCTCTAACAAGATCTTGCCCACTAGGCCTCATCCATTGGATGCAAAGTCGACAAGCTCCTTACCAGTTATCCCAGTCTCCATTTTGATGTTGCAACCAACTCATTATCCTTATGGTAGCCTATCATTGAGTGCTTCCATAGTAGATTGGCATCTTGGAAAGGGTGGCAGACTCAACTTCATTAGGTTAGTTCTAGAGAGCCTCCCTCTTTATTTTCTCTCCATCTTTAAAATGCTTTCTaaaattaagaacaagtaagaaaaaatttagagAGATTTTCTACAGGCAGGgtgtgttgaaaaaaaaaatccattatGTTAAATGGGCTTTGGTCACTAGGCCTAAGTGTTACAAAGGTCTTGGTATTGTTGACTTGGGTTTGAAAAACAATGCGTTGCTTAATAAATGGTTGTGGCGTTATGCTAATGAGCTCCTTAGTTTTTGGAAAAAAGTTATTTCTGCTAAACACAGTACTAATTTGCATGCTCTGCTTCTTGCCCTCTACCTTTAAATCATCATCTTTGTGGAGAAATATAGTTCGTCCGCTTATAGCTGAtgatatttttcatgatttagTGACATCGAATCTCGGTTTCATCCTTAGCAATGGTGAATCCATCCATTTTTGGACTGATTTATGGttagaaggaaaaaaattttctctcaaattttcaagaatttatCCATTGGCTTCCAACAAAATAGAAGTTGTTGCTGACTTTGGATGTTGGGAAGATAATCATTAGAAATGGTTCATTCAATTAAGATGTAACTCATTTAATTGGAAActcatttttgtaatttatcaACACAGCCTATAAATCCACAACCATGTGACCCTAACAGAGCCATTTAGAAAAAATCCACTTGTAGCTCTTATATGCCTTCCTCCATTAATGCCACtcaaatggaccaatgggGATCCCAACCCTTATTGAATTAGCTTTTGGAAGGGTTATTAAACATGAGCTCTTTAAGAGGGGTTTATGCAACATCAACGCATCTCTATGCACTTTTGTGTAACGTTGAAATTGAAACCACCATCCACTTATTTTTCACATGCTCTATTACATGGCAAGTATGGATGCACAACTGTAATCTATGGGGGCTTAATTGAGTCCACCTAAGTGACGCCACCAATTTTTTCATCTCTAAGTAACAAAGCAACCCTCTAATAGGCTCTCCCAAAATTTGGtatatgcttttttttttcatagtcTGGTTTATTTGGTTATACAGGAATGATATTCTCTTTCAAGGAAAACATCTTGATTCAAGCCAACTCTTGGATATCATCCTTGTTAAATTAGCTCACTAGTGTAATGGTTAGTGGCTTTTTAATCGCATTCTTACAactcactttttctttaagcctaataaaattacctttaaaaaaagaaagtgcaAATCTAAACCTTCAACCGAATGGACAATACCCCCTAATGGATCTTTCAAACTCAATGTGGACGGCTCTGCTTTAAGGAAACCAAGTTTTGCTGGCATTAGGGGTGCCATTAGAGACCATGATGGATTTATCAAAAGAACTTTCTCTTATCCTATTGGCATTCAGGATTCTGACTTCATTGAATTTCTTGCCATCAAGGAAGGTCTCTCATTGTTTATCTCTTCTACATGGGCTTTTTATCCTCTCTAGGTCAAAAGTGATTCCAAAAACGTCGTTGCTTAGGTAAATGACCACAACTCAGTCCCTTGGCATATGAAGAACCTATCTAACTTCGTCGAAGCTCTTAAAGCCAATGTTAGAAATTTAATCTTTGCCCACATCAATATAAAAGGTAATAGCTTAGCTGATGGTCTGGTTATAGTTGGGGTTATCAAGTTTGATTACTTCTTGGGTCTGTTCTAATctacaaaaattttcaaaatgctTTGTCATGCATTATGATTCTGCCTTGATGATTTTCACTTGCTCTTTGGACTCTGGCTATTGTTTGGGAATCTTGGGCTATTTATTGAACCCATTATTTATCATATTGAGTTTTCTTCCCACATGTGTTTATCATGCAGTTCTATTCTCTATTTTGTTTGTCTTTTAGGTAGAATGGCATCTTTTGTGAggttgttttcttttgattcAACATTATGCTCTTTAAGCCTTCTCTTTCAAGAATTGGCCCTTATAGTTCCTCCTATGTATTCTCTTTCTCTAGCATTGCGTAATAATATTGTCTTGCCATTCAGAAAAAGATATAGTCATATTAGAGTTCAATATTTGACAAAAACATAAAGCAACTTAGATGGAAAAAATTCATGTAAAAATTACACAAATAACTCCAACTAcgaattaagtataaaataaaaacattttttaacaCCTATTGCATGTTAAGATTGGACATATTTAATTGAACTCGACGATCTTTCATAAAGTTGAAAGCATTATCACTGAATTAATATCAAAGCCTCGAATGattcttttttaatgaaaatgatcaacaaattttaaagaaaatcatttgACATTCTATTACGAGTCTCATTTTTAATGAGTTTCATAGTATAAAGCATACTTTGATGTTATAGTGGAAACTAGAAAAGTTTATACAAGTTGGATTAATTTGTTAACTGGGAAGtaaatttttgatattttcatCTTCTTTAACACTTAACATAGATAAAAAAGTGTAGATACATTTTTTATAACTTGATTATGAAGAATGTCAAGCTTGAATAGATCCAATTGATAGTTTAAATGTATTTTTTCATACTCAGTAAAGTCATTGGGgtaatatttatttgtaaGGTTGCAAATACTTTCAACATCAAATTAGTCAAAATCATTCTGAAAGTCTAAAGATGTGTCAAGAGTGAGTACCTTCACCATATTCTCTTTAAACTTAGAATCCAATTCTTGTAAGAGAGAATCAATAGTAGTAAGAAACAAGTCAACTCAACATGGTGCTCAATTGTgacattattattttgaagacAACCTTTACCTTATTTATATTTAGTCATTGCGTTAAGAATCTCAATTTCATATTTCTCACAAAACTTCTTCAGTGACTCAAGCAAAGGTTTCCTTCCGTCTTCTCTCAATTGTTGGAGACGCTTTTGAGTCAATGATACTAAACGAATTGCATTTAGTATGTCTTGAGAATTGAGTTgtaaagcttttgaaaagtcATTTATTATCTCCAACAACTCTCTTATAAAATGCaggataaatataaattcaaattatatattagtatgttataaaaattataaaataagagacaaaattataaaattattgtaaaaacaaaattataaaattcttaaaaaaaagaatatattataaaattattataaagataaaattataaaatttcaaaaaaataacaattgttataaaaattttaaaatatttagaggGAGTGGGGGCTTTACTAACCCTCATTCCCCTCCGCCTCTGGCTGTTAATGACCAAGTCACCTTGataatttcattattatgACAATGAAACTATCAAAGTGATTTTGAATATGATATGAAAATCTATTTTAGTgaatattattcatttttccACTAACTcataaatatgataataatatacaaataaaataatgacttaacaaaaaatatatatatatatatatattatatatatatatatatatatatataaaagtaaaagaaaaacgaTACACCATTTGTTTTCTGTTTTCGTGTTTTCTGGatcataaaataaatgttGTTATTCACCATGACtgataaatatgtttttaatacTTCATGTTTTGCTATAAGAAATTCTTCATAATTTGGGTCGAATAGAAAAAGTTAATTACATAACTAAACGACCTTTCCATGCTTATGAAAAAGTGGAATTTCTCTTTTATGGCTTCTGAGCATTTTTAAGAAGCATATATACCTGTCAATATATTGACTACTGAGgatatttcatatttaatattcttttttgttggaTAATAATATTCATCTATTTACCTTTTAATGAAGAtattcaaggaatcaagctaTTCGTCCAGATCTGCTTGTTTGACTTAAATCGAATTGGGTttgtataaaaatttttaggttCAAATCCAATCTGactcataaaatttttttattaataaataatatatttttgtttaattttaattttaaaatattaataaaaaatataaaatactattttaataataaatagacGGGCTGAGCCAACTCGGGCTTCACTTTAAAAAAGGCCTGTTAGGCTCAACCTGACCCATGACGCATATGGACAATTTTGTCATTTGGAGAAGGATGCAAAACACCTATGACCCTTGGATATTTCTTTTCGAGTCATGTGGTGTGGAGGATTCAATTGGTTTAGTTTGTTTAACATTTGGCAGCCACTTtctaaaaaacatataaaattttggcACGCAGAAGAAATCGAGTGGACATAGGCACAGAGCATACCAACCCAGATTCTGATGGCGATGTATGACCTACTTTAAAGTCGGATTCAGTGGATGTCAACAGGATCATGAAAAAAATGTAGTAGCCATTTTCTGACCATATTCtgaattataaaatcctagctTCCCCTGTTCATGAGTTGGTGGCAGAGTCAAGAATTTGTGTCACTGGAGTTAATATGATAGCAATATCCTTATTATTTAtagtatttttaatttttaatataacattgaaaaattaaatatagaagaaaatatactaaaatataattaaatattcttttacaatttatctataattaaaatttattcctAATCGTTAATGTATGCTGAAAGCCAATCCAATTAATTATAAGGTACattcttaatatatttttttattgtattaatTGATAAAGACTCTCTTTATCTATGAGTGCATttgtaatattattatttgctTATAAAGACAAAGTTCGATTTGTCAAAGGAGttatatagttttataattatgagacTTTTATTACATCATAACATTattcttaaatgtttttttgtccatttttaataaaaaataagacaTTGATAAAATCGAGAGATCgatatatgttttatttatcACTTGTGAAATGAGCAACAATCTCATAGATTATAGTAGAATACTTGAAcaaatgtatatatgtttattatatGAACAAATTTACTGAGCATGACTTGTTATgagaatttcatttaatattcaATTCAAATATTTGTGTAAATAAATTCTCATGTGACAGTTGTATAACAGATCCCTTAAACTTGAAAGtatcaaattattttgtatGTGAAATGTATAATTTGATATAGTCTTATGTACTATAGTGTAAGATGTACAATGGAATGAATATTGGGTATAGAATGAAACATATATGTGGAGATAGATTAATGATCAACATAAGATTCATGGTCTTAATTGATTCTAAGGAGAATATCTCATTACTTATTGACATGTATTAACTCAAAAAAATCCTTAGCTAAAGTAgaatgaaaattcaaaaaggagttttcaaatttcattacAAGAGTTAATGACTAGTTTCAAGAGCTAACTAgctaacatatatatatatattagaaacTGAAGCATACTGTGTGTCTTATCGAGATATTAATTGATGAAAGAATTGAATTGCATGACAAGATTATGCATTGAAAGATTAAGTGAAACCACTTTGACTTTTTTGAACATTTGGTTGGTCATGACacattattaaatattaatctttaaattaaattgttttagaatatatgatataaattggtataatattaaaaaaatttcataaattatttaaaaaattcaaataatctttattttttattacctTTTATCAAActcttgtatttttattttgagtcaaattaATCCTTATGattaatagttgattaattattattaatcaaaatattatttattattttatatttacatgACATTAACATAACGTCAATGTAGATGGTGAAAAAAGTTACATGACAATATTATCTGACACATTAATATCAcgtgatataaaatgataaattatacTTTTactaaatttatcattaattatagaagattatttaactcaaaataaaaatataaaagtttatttggtttaaaaaaaaagtagaacgatttgattgaatgcaataaaagtataaagacttatttaaatttttttaaataattaaatttttttaa containing:
- the LOC18609608 gene encoding mitogen-activated protein kinase kinase 7 is translated as MSLVKHRLQLSLELPVPEVKISNFIPFIYLPKSTTTASQEVSKLLDLEKLCVLGHGNYGTVYKVRHRQTSAIYALKVIRADPDASQQPYQQSHEMKILISTDSPYIIKCLGAYESLAGEKAIVMEYMDAGTLDTLLKANGPFSESSIAHIGYQVLSGLNYLHAFNIFHLDIKPSNLLVDKNMNVKIGDFGVSKIMPESDPPDYWDIYVGTYAYMSPERLDSNMYDPRFVSAADIWSLGVTLLELYVGHFPFLPPGEKPNWMQLVLITRYGEAPSMPKEASEELRGFISCCLHKEPNKRWTALQLLSHPFICGKGRLED